In Peribacillus sp. FSL H8-0477, one DNA window encodes the following:
- a CDS encoding ATP-dependent metallopeptidase FtsH/Yme1/Tma family protein codes for MNRIFRNTIFYLLIFLVIIGIVSIFNNNNEPAKNITQDDFYQSLETGKIASLSMQPERYVYEVKGQLKGSKEKESFLTYITDSESNQTRIQEAVDKNDVKLEVLPAKETSGWVTFFTSIIPFVIIFILFFFLLNQAQGGGGGRVMNFGKSKAKLYDDNKKKVRFNDVAGADEEKQELVEVVEFLKDPRKFVELGARIPKGVLLVGPPGTGKTLLARAVAGEAGTPFFSISGSDFVEMFVGVGASRVRDLFENAKKNAPCIIFIDEIDAVGRQRGAGLGGGHDEREQTLNQLLVEMDGFAGNEGIIIIAATNRSDILDPALLRPGRFDRQITVGRPDVRGREDVLKVHARN; via the coding sequence ATGAATCGGATCTTCCGTAATACAATATTTTATTTACTCATTTTCTTAGTGATTATCGGTATTGTGAGCATCTTTAACAATAACAATGAACCTGCTAAGAATATAACTCAAGATGATTTTTACCAAAGTTTGGAGACTGGAAAGATAGCCTCCTTATCGATGCAGCCCGAGAGGTATGTATACGAAGTTAAGGGTCAGTTGAAAGGGTCGAAAGAGAAAGAATCTTTCTTGACGTACATTACTGACAGCGAGAGCAATCAAACACGTATTCAAGAAGCTGTTGATAAAAATGATGTGAAATTGGAGGTGCTTCCAGCTAAAGAAACAAGCGGCTGGGTAACATTCTTCACTTCCATTATACCTTTTGTTATCATCTTCATTCTGTTCTTCTTCTTACTTAATCAAGCACAAGGCGGCGGTGGCGGACGTGTCATGAACTTTGGCAAAAGTAAAGCCAAATTATACGATGACAACAAGAAAAAGGTCCGTTTCAACGATGTAGCTGGTGCTGATGAAGAAAAGCAAGAACTCGTTGAGGTAGTTGAGTTCTTGAAAGATCCGCGTAAGTTTGTTGAACTTGGTGCACGTATTCCAAAAGGGGTCTTGCTTGTAGGTCCTCCAGGAACAGGTAAAACGCTTTTAGCAAGAGCGGTAGCTGGTGAAGCTGGAACACCATTCTTCTCTATCAGTGGTTCTGATTTTGTTGAAATGTTTGTCGGAGTCGGGGCATCCCGGGTTCGTGATTTGTTTGAAAATGCGAAAAAGAATGCTCCATGTATTATTTTCATTGATGAAATTGATGCAGTCGGCCGTCAGCGTGGTGCTGGTTTAGGCGGAGGTCATGATGAGCGGGAACAAACATTGAATCAATTGCTAGTTGAGATGGATGGTTTCGCAGGCAATGAAGGCATTATTATTATTGCAGCGACAAACCGTTCTGATATTCTTGACCCTGCGTTATTGCGTCCAGGTCGTTTTGACCGCCAGATTACGGTTGGCCGTCCTGATGTAAGAGGACGTGAAGACGTATTAAAAGTTCATGCGCGTAATAA
- the hpt gene encoding hypoxanthine phosphoribosyltransferase: MQNDIEKVLITEEEIQGKIKELAAQLEKDYSDSFPLVIGVLKGALPFMADLLKRIDEHLEMDFMDVSSYGNSTVSSGEVKIIKDLNTSVEGRDVLIIEDIIDSGLTLSYLVELFRYRKAKSIKIVTLLDKPTGRKVDIKPDYTGFIVPDAFVVGYGLDFAERYRNLPYIGVLKPEIYTTK, from the coding sequence ATGCAAAATGACATTGAAAAAGTGTTAATTACTGAGGAAGAAATTCAAGGTAAAATAAAAGAGTTAGCAGCACAGCTGGAGAAAGATTATAGTGATAGTTTTCCGCTGGTGATTGGAGTTTTAAAAGGTGCATTGCCATTTATGGCTGACTTATTAAAACGCATCGATGAACATTTAGAAATGGATTTCATGGATGTATCCAGCTATGGTAATTCTACGGTTTCTTCCGGTGAAGTAAAAATCATTAAAGATTTAAATACTTCTGTAGAAGGCCGAGACGTACTAATCATAGAAGATATTATCGACAGCGGTCTGACGTTAAGTTACCTGGTTGAATTATTCCGTTATAGAAAAGCAAAGAGCATAAAAATTGTTACGTTGTTAGATAAACCGACTGGCAGAAAAGTCGATATCAAGCCGGATTATACTGGCTTTATTGTACCCGATGCTTTCGTAGTGGGTTATGGTCTGGATTTTGCAGAGAGATACCGTAATCTGCCGTACATTGGTGTTTTAAAACCAGAAATTTATACTACAAAATAA
- the tilS gene encoding tRNA lysidine(34) synthetase TilS, producing MFERKVIEYIETHQLIREGSHILVGVSGGPDSLVLLHLLKSWQELFKCQIVCAHVDHMFRGKESFDDYLFVEKTCKEWDIPFEGKQIDVTAYMNESGESTQLAARNLRYAFFQEVMEKHHLDVLVLGHHGDDQVETMLMRLTRGSAEKARAGIPVKRPFASGSIARPLLCVSRSEIETYAKQHGLDPRMDPSNEKNDYLRNRFRHVVLPFLKKENPNVHEHFQRFSEELTDDEVYLQSLATRELNGIWLEKKMDGSVIDLERLLMVPKPLQRRMIHLILNYLYIKRPSSLSAVHIDQLLTLFTNPHPSAELHLPDGLIVEKSYQKGIFRFFTNESPEYSIKLAVPGETILPNGYIIKAHYIKDEISVLNGNHTFLLSASSVSLPLTARTRINGDRMTIKGLGGTKKLKGIFIDKKIPRQERTTWPVVVDQAGEIVWLPGLKKSVLESEHTQNETSFIYLEYKKA from the coding sequence ATGTTTGAACGAAAAGTTATAGAGTATATCGAGACACATCAGCTAATCCGAGAAGGTTCTCACATCCTTGTAGGGGTTTCAGGAGGACCAGATTCTTTGGTCTTATTACATCTTCTTAAATCATGGCAGGAATTATTCAAGTGTCAGATTGTTTGTGCACATGTAGATCATATGTTTCGAGGGAAAGAATCGTTTGATGACTACTTATTTGTTGAAAAGACATGTAAGGAGTGGGACATTCCTTTTGAAGGTAAGCAAATAGATGTGACAGCATATATGAATGAGTCGGGTGAGAGCACGCAACTTGCTGCTAGGAATCTAAGGTATGCATTCTTTCAAGAGGTTATGGAAAAACATCATCTGGATGTGTTGGTATTGGGGCACCATGGAGATGATCAAGTGGAGACCATGTTAATGAGACTGACGAGAGGTTCTGCAGAGAAGGCTCGAGCGGGAATCCCTGTTAAACGACCGTTTGCTTCTGGCTCCATCGCAAGACCTTTGTTATGTGTATCTCGTTCTGAAATCGAAACGTATGCGAAACAGCATGGGTTAGATCCGAGAATGGACCCGAGTAATGAGAAAAACGATTATCTCCGTAATAGATTTCGACATGTGGTGCTGCCTTTTCTAAAAAAAGAAAATCCAAATGTCCATGAGCACTTTCAACGATTTAGTGAGGAATTAACAGACGATGAAGTCTACTTGCAGTCACTTGCCACTAGGGAACTCAATGGTATCTGGCTTGAGAAGAAAATGGACGGCTCAGTAATAGATCTTGAGAGATTATTGATGGTACCAAAACCTTTACAAAGAAGAATGATTCATCTAATATTAAATTATCTTTATATTAAGAGACCTTCATCGCTTTCAGCTGTACATATAGACCAGCTTTTAACGTTATTCACTAATCCTCATCCATCTGCTGAACTGCATCTCCCTGACGGACTTATCGTTGAGAAATCATACCAAAAAGGTATTTTTCGGTTTTTTACTAATGAAAGCCCGGAGTATTCCATCAAGTTAGCTGTTCCAGGTGAGACAATTCTTCCGAATGGATATATAATTAAAGCACATTATATAAAAGATGAAATTTCCGTATTAAATGGAAACCATACTTTTCTATTATCTGCTTCGTCAGTTAGTCTTCCGCTTACCGCACGTACACGGATAAATGGTGACCGAATGACTATAAAAGGACTTGGAGGAACGAAGAAGCTTAAAGGAATATTTATTGATAAAAAAATTCCCAGGCAGGAACGTACTACCTGGCCGGTCGTGGTTGATCAAGCAGGGGAAATTGTTTGGCTCCCTGGTTTGAAAAAATCGGTGCTTGAGTCTGAACATACTCAAAATGAAACGTCTTTCATTTATTTAGAATATAAAAAAGCTTAA
- a CDS encoding serine/threonine-protein kinase: MMNNTLRNQCNLLPGSKITGKWNKNTYTIIKELGQGANGIVYLAESNNKHVALKISDNGVSIISEMNILKAFSKVQGSALGPSLLEADDWVKNKGILSFYAMEYIIGDGFLEFIHRKGPSWTGVLMLQLLTSLVSLHKQGWVFGDLKPENLIVTMPSCTIRCIDVGGTTLIGRSIKEFTEFFDRGYWGLGSRSAEPSYDLFAVAMIFINAYYPVRVSKNGDGYKQLVEMIKQKKELALYRTLLQKALSGTYNSAEEMRSDLVEILQNQKKQPAPRTPSSQKSPVTRTRKHTKKRGRVQRRRGGLIETMLLVSIVCFLYVLYIYGQFL; this comes from the coding sequence ATGATGAACAATACTTTGAGGAATCAATGTAATCTGCTGCCAGGAAGCAAGATTACAGGGAAATGGAATAAAAACACCTATACCATCATTAAGGAGCTCGGGCAGGGGGCAAACGGGATTGTGTATCTTGCTGAAAGTAATAATAAGCATGTTGCTTTAAAAATAAGCGATAACGGTGTCTCGATTATATCGGAGATGAACATTCTTAAAGCCTTTTCTAAGGTCCAGGGGTCTGCCCTTGGGCCTTCTTTATTAGAGGCAGATGATTGGGTGAAGAATAAAGGCATTCTATCTTTTTATGCAATGGAATACATAATAGGTGATGGATTTCTCGAATTTATTCATCGGAAAGGTCCTTCATGGACAGGAGTTCTAATGCTTCAATTGCTGACGAGTCTTGTCTCGCTTCATAAGCAAGGCTGGGTCTTTGGAGACCTAAAGCCGGAAAATCTAATTGTTACGATGCCTTCTTGTACCATTCGTTGTATTGATGTGGGAGGTACGACATTGATAGGACGTTCCATTAAAGAATTTACTGAATTCTTTGATCGTGGATATTGGGGGCTGGGATCTCGTTCGGCTGAGCCCAGTTATGATTTATTTGCAGTAGCAATGATTTTTATTAATGCTTATTACCCTGTACGGGTTTCTAAAAATGGAGACGGCTACAAACAACTTGTTGAGATGATCAAACAGAAAAAAGAGTTGGCTCTATATCGAACTTTGCTTCAAAAAGCATTATCAGGAACTTACAATAGTGCGGAAGAGATGAGAAGTGATCTTGTTGAAATTTTACAGAATCAAAAAAAACAACCGGCACCTCGAACTCCATCATCTCAAAAATCTCCTGTAACGAGAACGAGAAAACACACTAAAAAAAGGGGGAGAGTACAGAGAAGAAGAGGCGGCCTGATTGAGACAATGCTGCTCGTTTCAATTGTTTGTTTCTTATATGTCCTCTATATATACGGTCAATTCTTATGA
- a CDS encoding vWA domain-containing protein, whose product MTMKPGTLRQILLLTDGCSNQGTDPAFMAARAYEQGITVNVIGVMENDVIDEKGMNEIQAIARSGGGASQIVYAQQLSQTVQMVTRKAMTQTIQGVINRELQQILGSSTTMEDLPPDKRGEVMEVVDELGETSKLEVLILVDTSASMKHKLEIVKDSLLDLSLSMNARQGDNQFSVFAFPGKKNDVEKLVDWTPKLEVLTKIFPKLTTGGITPTGPAIEEAVAFFNKKRSLRGLLSNDDEQYFEESM is encoded by the coding sequence TTGACAATGAAACCAGGTACATTAAGGCAAATTTTATTGCTTACAGATGGCTGTTCAAACCAGGGAACTGATCCCGCCTTTATGGCTGCACGAGCCTATGAACAAGGAATCACAGTGAATGTGATTGGAGTTATGGAAAATGATGTGATTGATGAAAAGGGAATGAATGAAATACAGGCTATTGCGCGTTCAGGAGGCGGCGCTAGTCAAATTGTTTATGCACAGCAGCTTTCTCAAACGGTGCAGATGGTGACACGAAAAGCGATGACGCAAACGATTCAAGGGGTCATTAATCGAGAACTTCAACAGATTTTAGGAAGCTCAACAACAATGGAGGATTTGCCTCCCGATAAACGTGGTGAAGTAATGGAGGTTGTTGATGAGTTAGGAGAGACAAGTAAACTTGAAGTGCTCATCCTTGTTGATACGAGTGCAAGTATGAAACATAAGCTTGAAATCGTGAAAGATTCTTTACTTGATTTATCTTTGAGTATGAACGCAAGGCAAGGAGATAACCAATTTTCAGTTTTTGCTTTCCCAGGTAAAAAAAATGATGTCGAGAAACTAGTTGATTGGACACCAAAGCTTGAGGTGCTGACAAAAATATTCCCTAAGCTTACAACAGGAGGTATTACACCAACTGGACCAGCTATTGAAGAAGCTGTTGCTTTTTTTAATAAAAAACGTTCATTAAGGGGATTGTTATCGAATGATGATGAACAATACTTTGAGGAATCAATGTAA
- the spoIIE gene encoding stage II sporulation protein E codes for MARVERNLVEPIVNARLQGGRAAGVNWIPAIQMKLEDIFFKRGLFLALIGFLLGRALILSQLSPFGLPFFAAVFLMRREHAPLALVGLLVGAFTNSIVSGVTLFAAAFILLLLNKIKTPAIESQFKTMAVYVLLSLGLADLARQYIMFRSVNIYSGMMIAVEAGLALILTLIFIQCIPLMTVRIKTQALKTEEIVSVIILLASVMTGTIGWAAYGLSIEHILSRYLVLLFGLAGGAAIGSTVGVVTGLIFSLASVTSMYQMSLLAFSGLLGGLLKEGKKIGVSIGLLIATLLMGLYGEGTNNIMITVYESFAAILLFALTPTALLGRIAKHIPGTNEHTNEQQQYMRKVRDVTAQRVSQFSHVFGALSESFSHIDESSKAEEDEKELDYFLSNVTEKTCQMCFKKEQCWTNNFHTTYDSMQEIMHELNDNDGQLSSHTTKEWGKYCTRSPQVIAAISQELNFFQANQRLKRQVHESRKLVADQLRGVSAVMEDFAKEIRRERENHHQQEEVILEALENFGLQIGNIDIYSLEQGGVDIEMSIPDCQGRGECEKLIAPMLSDILGETIIVHSEQCTTFPGGQCVVVLRSAKKFTVETGVSHAAKGGGLVSGDSFTTMDLGIGKYAVAISDGMGNGERAHLESTETLSLLQKFLMSGIEEKIAIKSVNSVLSLRTTDEIFSTLDLAMIDLQDAKAKFLKVCSIPSFIKRGEKIIKIESSSLPMGIIPEFEVDVVSEDLKAGDLLIMMSDGVFEGPTHIENVEFWLKRKIKEFETEDPQEVADLILEEVIRVKGMIDDDMTIVVTKIMHNTPKWASIPVQPKRKRA; via the coding sequence ATGGCCAGAGTTGAAAGGAATTTAGTCGAACCGATTGTCAATGCTCGTCTTCAGGGGGGACGAGCTGCCGGCGTTAATTGGATCCCTGCCATACAGATGAAACTGGAGGATATCTTTTTTAAACGAGGATTGTTTTTGGCATTGATTGGGTTTCTGTTAGGAAGAGCGTTAATCCTGTCACAACTGTCTCCGTTTGGTTTACCTTTTTTTGCAGCTGTGTTTCTAATGCGTCGTGAACATGCGCCATTGGCATTGGTGGGTCTTCTGGTTGGAGCGTTTACAAATTCCATTGTTAGTGGGGTAACATTATTTGCTGCCGCCTTTATCTTATTACTTTTAAATAAAATCAAGACTCCTGCTATTGAGTCTCAATTTAAAACAATGGCAGTTTATGTGTTGTTATCTCTTGGTCTCGCAGATCTAGCTAGGCAATACATTATGTTCCGCAGTGTAAACATATACAGCGGCATGATGATTGCAGTAGAAGCGGGCCTTGCCTTAATTCTCACGCTGATTTTTATTCAGTGTATTCCCTTAATGACAGTTCGTATTAAAACTCAAGCGCTTAAAACGGAGGAAATTGTCAGTGTGATTATTCTTTTAGCATCCGTCATGACAGGTACCATTGGCTGGGCGGCGTATGGATTATCAATCGAACATATACTGTCTCGTTATCTGGTTTTACTCTTTGGATTAGCGGGGGGAGCAGCGATCGGTTCAACTGTAGGGGTGGTTACTGGATTGATTTTCAGTTTAGCAAGTGTCACAAGTATGTACCAGATGAGCCTGTTGGCTTTCTCGGGGTTATTGGGCGGCTTATTAAAAGAGGGGAAAAAGATTGGAGTTTCAATTGGTTTACTTATTGCAACGTTATTAATGGGCCTATATGGAGAGGGTACCAATAATATTATGATAACGGTGTATGAATCCTTTGCTGCTATCCTTTTATTTGCACTAACACCCACCGCATTATTAGGGAGGATTGCTAAGCATATTCCAGGAACGAATGAGCATACCAATGAGCAGCAGCAATATATGAGGAAAGTCAGGGATGTAACTGCACAGCGGGTCTCGCAGTTTTCACATGTATTCGGAGCTCTTTCTGAGAGCTTTTCACATATAGATGAAAGCAGTAAAGCAGAGGAGGATGAAAAGGAACTTGATTATTTCCTGAGCAATGTTACCGAAAAAACCTGTCAAATGTGTTTCAAAAAAGAACAGTGCTGGACAAATAATTTTCATACAACCTATGACAGTATGCAGGAAATTATGCATGAATTAAATGATAATGACGGGCAGTTATCTTCACATACCACTAAGGAGTGGGGGAAGTATTGTACACGCAGTCCGCAAGTGATCGCTGCTATTTCTCAAGAATTAAATTTCTTTCAAGCCAATCAACGTTTAAAACGTCAGGTTCATGAAAGCAGAAAGTTGGTTGCTGACCAGTTAAGAGGAGTTTCTGCTGTAATGGAGGATTTCGCTAAAGAAATAAGACGAGAGCGGGAGAATCATCACCAACAGGAAGAGGTCATTCTTGAGGCGTTGGAAAACTTCGGATTACAAATTGGAAATATTGATATTTATAGTCTTGAACAAGGCGGCGTGGATATAGAGATGAGTATCCCGGACTGTCAGGGAAGGGGAGAGTGTGAAAAGCTAATCGCACCAATGTTATCCGATATCCTTGGCGAGACGATCATTGTACATTCTGAACAATGTACGACTTTCCCGGGAGGACAATGTGTGGTGGTGCTGCGATCAGCTAAGAAATTCACTGTTGAAACGGGGGTTTCACATGCGGCGAAAGGTGGAGGACTGGTTTCAGGTGATAGCTTTACAACGATGGACTTGGGGATCGGAAAATATGCGGTAGCAATTAGTGATGGGATGGGGAATGGTGAACGTGCTCATCTTGAGAGCACAGAAACGCTTTCCTTGCTTCAGAAGTTCTTAATGTCAGGAATCGAGGAGAAAATTGCGATTAAGTCGGTGAATTCGGTGCTGTCACTTCGAACGACAGATGAGATCTTTTCGACTTTAGACTTAGCCATGATCGATCTTCAAGATGCGAAAGCAAAGTTTTTAAAAGTCTGCTCGATTCCAAGTTTTATTAAGAGAGGAGAAAAAATTATAAAGATAGAGAGCAGCAGCCTGCCAATGGGAATCATCCCGGAATTCGAGGTTGATGTGGTAAGCGAGGATTTAAAGGCAGGAGATTTATTAATTATGATGAGCGATGGAGTGTTTGAAGGACCCACACACATCGAAAACGTAGAATTTTGGCTCAAGCGAAAAATTAAAGAGTTTGAGACAGAGGACCCTCAGGAAGTAGCTGACCTGATCCTTGAAGAGGTGATTCGAGTAAAAGGGATGATCGATGATGATATGACTATTGTAGTGACAAAAATCATGCATAATACACCAAAATGGGCGTCTATCCCTGTTCAGCCTAAACGAAAACGAGCCTGA
- a CDS encoding S1 domain-containing RNA-binding protein: protein MSIEVGSKVQGKVTGITKFGAFVELSGGSTGLVHISEVADKYVKDINDYLKIGDQVEVKVLNVEKDGKIGLSIKKAIDKPEEKTSSYSPRPRQGQGRGNDTRPKDSRSKTLSQPKENFEQKMTRFLKDSEDLLTSLKRNTETKRGGRGGRRG from the coding sequence ATGTCAATCGAAGTAGGCAGCAAAGTACAAGGGAAAGTAACGGGAATAACTAAATTTGGTGCGTTTGTAGAGCTCTCTGGGGGTTCAACTGGTCTTGTTCATATCAGTGAGGTAGCTGATAAATATGTGAAAGATATAAACGATTATCTTAAGATTGGTGACCAAGTCGAGGTTAAGGTACTCAATGTTGAGAAAGACGGAAAGATTGGGCTGTCAATCAAGAAAGCAATAGACAAACCAGAAGAGAAGACATCTTCTTATTCCCCGAGACCACGACAAGGACAAGGGAGAGGAAATGACACTCGCCCTAAAGATAGCCGCTCAAAAACACTTTCCCAGCCAAAAGAAAATTTCGAGCAGAAAATGACTCGATTTCTGAAGGATAGTGAAGACCTCTTAACCTCTCTCAAGCGAAACACCGAAACAAAGCGCGGAGGCAGAGGGGGAAGACGCGGCTGA
- a CDS encoding FtsB family cell division protein, with amino-acid sequence MSSLRKKKVAKMDNPYVYQQEKKVQNGEKKKRGLVRRLSLYAVCAAIILILGIPTLITQAGAIEQKTEQKQEFDEKLSKLKKQETLLQEEIVKLNDDEYIAKLARRDYFLSDKGEVIFNLPKKDQDNSED; translated from the coding sequence ATGAGCAGCCTACGGAAAAAGAAAGTGGCTAAGATGGATAATCCATATGTCTATCAACAAGAAAAGAAAGTACAAAATGGAGAAAAAAAGAAGCGTGGACTGGTTCGACGCCTTAGTCTTTATGCGGTCTGTGCTGCCATTATTTTAATTCTGGGTATTCCTACACTAATCACTCAAGCAGGTGCGATCGAGCAAAAAACAGAACAAAAGCAGGAGTTTGATGAAAAGCTGTCTAAGTTAAAGAAGCAGGAAACACTCCTACAAGAAGAAATTGTAAAGTTAAATGATGACGAGTATATAGCAAAATTAGCAAGACGTGACTATTTCTTATCAGACAAGGGCGAAGTGATCTTTAATCTCCCAAAAAAGGATCAAGACAATAGCGAAGATTGA
- the yabQ gene encoding spore cortex biosynthesis protein YabQ, with the protein MTLTTQFYTLLAMIGMGSYFGAALDTYTRFLKRSSSRAWLIFINDFLFWLIQGLIIFYVLFLVNEGELRLYLFLALLCGFAAYQALFKTIYKKMLELGIDSFIKTVRLFNKIVQTLIFSPIKWIITSSILLLVGIAKLVFSIFRWIFKVVLSILLVFLKPVFWLFEIFWNKLPKKLKLFVVKIYNKITGLFTKLKNVLNSIVKRIRK; encoded by the coding sequence ATGACACTTACCACACAGTTTTATACTCTTCTCGCTATGATTGGCATGGGCAGCTATTTTGGTGCTGCCCTTGATACGTATACCCGTTTTCTTAAACGGTCCAGCAGTAGAGCCTGGTTAATCTTTATTAATGACTTTTTATTTTGGCTGATCCAAGGACTGATTATTTTTTATGTATTATTTCTGGTGAATGAAGGCGAGCTCCGCCTGTATCTTTTCTTAGCCTTATTATGTGGGTTTGCTGCTTATCAAGCCCTTTTTAAAACGATTTACAAGAAAATGCTTGAGTTAGGTATTGATTCATTTATTAAAACAGTTCGACTATTCAATAAAATAGTACAAACTCTGATTTTTTCACCTATAAAATGGATAATAACTAGTTCAATATTACTACTAGTAGGTATAGCAAAACTAGTGTTTTCCATTTTTAGATGGATTTTCAAGGTGGTTTTATCCATTTTACTTGTCTTTTTAAAGCCGGTTTTTTGGTTATTTGAAATATTTTGGAATAAATTGCCGAAAAAACTTAAATTATTCGTCGTAAAGATTTATAATAAAATTACAGGACTTTTTACGAAATTAAAGAATGTACTTAATAGTATCGTGAAGAGGATTCGGAAATAA
- the yabP gene encoding sporulation protein YabP, producing the protein MSQFQEPIQHTSKGTVQEHDVIMRGRRLLDITGVKQVESFDNEEFLLETSMGFLSIRGHNLQMKNLDVDKGIVSIKGKIDDLVYLDEHTGEKAKGFFGKLFK; encoded by the coding sequence ATGAGCCAATTTCAAGAACCAATCCAACATACGTCAAAAGGTACCGTACAAGAACACGATGTTATCATGCGTGGACGACGTCTTCTCGATATTACCGGAGTAAAACAGGTTGAAAGCTTTGATAATGAAGAATTTCTACTGGAAACTTCTATGGGCTTCTTGTCTATAAGAGGCCACAACCTACAAATGAAAAACCTTGATGTGGATAAAGGGATTGTCTCGATTAAAGGGAAAATTGATGATTTAGTTTATTTGGATGAGCATACAGGGGAGAAAGCTAAAGGTTTCTTTGGCAAGTTGTTCAAATGA
- a CDS encoding RNA-binding S4 domain-containing protein, giving the protein MRLDKFLKVSRLIKRRTLAKEVADKGRISINGIQAKASSTVKENDELAILFGQKRVTVRIDKIQEMTRKEDAADMFTVLKEEKLGGE; this is encoded by the coding sequence ATGCGACTTGATAAATTCTTAAAGGTATCACGTTTGATTAAGCGGAGAACACTTGCAAAGGAAGTAGCAGATAAAGGACGTATCTCAATTAATGGAATACAGGCTAAGGCCAGTTCTACAGTTAAAGAAAATGATGAACTTGCGATTCTTTTTGGGCAGAAAAGAGTAACGGTTCGAATTGATAAAATTCAAGAAATGACGAGAAAAGAAGATGCTGCTGATATGTTTACCGTATTAAAGGAAGAAAAGCTCGGAGGAGAATGA